AGGGCTCGCGCAGGAGGGGTTGGTCGATGGGATAGGCCTCGGGCGCCTGGCAGGGCGGAGGCGGGGCGGACGCGCCGGTGCCTCGTTGGTCCAGTGCGATCACGTCGGCGACGCTGCGCAGGGCCATAAACAGCTCGAACCGAGCGCCCTTCGCCGTGGCGATGCCGGACCCGCCCGGACCCCCCGCGAGATAGATGATCGGTGGGCCCGGGTTGTCAGTGGTGGCGTTGAACTTAACGAAGGCGAGGGTGGTGGTGCCGCTGGCTGCATCGTCGTGGCGAAGCGGCACCTCCAGAGTGCCGCGCTGGGCAGGCACGCGGGTGCCGTCTTTGGCTTCGAAGGTCATCGCCTCCCAAGCGATGGCGGCTTCGCTCTGCGGCACCAGCAGCTGCAGTACGGCGAGCAGTAGGTAGAGGCCGTAGCAGAGCATTTGCTTGGCGGACATTCGACATTCTCCGGCAGGGGTCACGGAAGCAGGATGCTCAGCATTCGACGCCATGGCCAGCGCTGTTACGCCAACTGCTCCTTCGCCTGGGTGGGCATCTCAGGCGCACGGCCGGGGCGTGCTAGCCTGTCCCGCACCATGTCTTATGCCCGGTTTCCCGCTTGCTATCGCAGGCCCGCCCTGTCGCTCCTGCTGGTGCTATTCGCACTCTTCTTTGGGAGAGGGCCACACGCCGCCGAGCTGCGTTACCCGCAGGCCTGCGTGCAGCAGATGGGCGCTGAGCAGATCGACGTGCGCTGGCGGGACGTGCGAGAGCGGGAGCTGCAGACCCTCGAATGCGACATCGAGTTGCCCGCCGTCTACGCGGGCGGTGAGCCCATAGGTCTGTTTCTCTCTGGCACCTTCTCCGCGCGCATCTCCTGGGACGGGGTCGCGCTCGGCTCGAAGGGTTCGCCCGGGCTGGATCGCGTATCGGAAGTGCCCGGGCCGCTGGCGGCCGTGGTGTTCGTGCCGCCGGAACTGTTGGGAGCAGGGCGTCACCGGCTCTCCATCGAGTGGTCGGCACACCACGCCGGCAACGTGTATTCGCCGCTCGACTTCATCTTTCTCGGACCCTTCCAGGATCCTCTGTACGCTGAGCGAGCGCGCTACCTGCCGGCGATGTTGACTGCGGGTACGCTGGTGCTGGCCTTCACCTACCTGCTCCTGCTCGGCCTGCGCACGAGGGACCGCGCCTCGTGCTGGCTGGCGGCCGCCTGCTTCGCCGTGCTGATGCAGCTCGCCTTCGAGGTGTTGCGGGCCTACGTCAACTACTCCTACGACTGGCACGCCATCCGCTTGCGGGCCGTCACCGTCGCTGCTGGCATCGCCACCATGTGCTTGCTGGCGTATTTGTGCCAGCGCTTCGAGCGTCGTTCGTGGTGGATATGGGCCGTAGTGCCGATCGGCGTCCTGTCGGCATGGTTGGTGCCGAGCCCCGATGGGGCCACGGTCATCGTCATCACCCTGGGTCTGCTCGCGGGCATCATCGTCACTGCCCAGGCGCGCCTGGGCGGCGACACCTCTGCCCAACCCGCCATCTTCGGCCTCGTGCTGTTCGTTGCCCTTCTGCTGCTGAACGCTCCTGGCTTCCTCGATCTCGGCCTTTACCTGGGCTACGCCGTGTTGCTGCTCTTCCTGTTCGCCGAGCAGGTGGGTGTAGTGAGCCGCGAGCGGGAGGCTAAGCAGCAGGCGGAGCTTACGTCCGCTCGCCTGCGCACGGAACTGCTCAAGCGCAATCTCAACCCCCACTTCTTGATGAATACGCTCACCACCTTGAGTGAGTGGATAGAGATCTCCCCGCGCACGGGAGTGGCGATGATCAACGCGCTCTCCGAGGAGTTCCGCCACCTGGCGCAGATGGCTGAGCAAACCCTGGTGCCCCTCGCGCAGGAGATCGCCCTTTGCCAGCGCCACCTCGAGGTCATGGGCTATCGCCACGATCGACGTTACGCGCTCGCCGTCGAGGGCTCGGCGGCCGACTGGACCCTACCGCCCGCCGTCGTTCACACGCTGGTGGAGAACGCGATCACCCACGGGCGCTACGCGGGCGACACGGCGCTTTCCCTCAAGATCGAGGCGTCCGCGGAGATGCTAACGCTCACCTTGACCGCCCCTGCGGGCAAGCCGACGGCAGATCACGCGACGCGCAAGGGAACGGGCACGCGCTACGTGGAGGCGCGCCTTGCCGAAGCCTACGGCGACGCGTGGTCCCTGGAGGCCGGGCCGACCGAGGACGGTGGTTGGCGCACACGCCTTTGCCTGCCGGCGCGACGCCCGTGAAGGTGCTCGTGGTGGAGGACGAGCCGATGGTGGCGCGTCGCCTGGCGCGCATGTTGAGTGCGCTGTTGCCGCAGGACGTAGTCATCGAACGCTGTGATGAGCTATCGCAAGCGGTGCACGCCCTGCGTGGCACGCGCTACGACGCGCTCTTTCTGGATCTGAACCTCGCCGGGGAAGATGGCTTCGCCCTCCTGCGCAAGGCCCTGGTGGGGCCGCACGAGACCATCGTCGTGTCCGCTAACACGGACCGGGCCATGGAGGCCTTCGAGCACGGTGTGCTCGACTTCGTCCCCAAACCCTTCGACGAGGCGCGCCTAGGCAAGGCGGTGGCGCGGCTGCAGCGCCAGGCGTCGCGGACGGGGCCTGCGGTCAAGCAACTCGCCGTGCAGACAGGGCGGGAGACCCGCGCCGTACCCGTCGCGCAGGTGCGGGCGATCCACGGCGCGGGCAACTACGCAGAACTCGAGCTGTTAACCGGGCGTCGGCTGCTCCATGCCAAGACCCTCGACCAGCTAGCCGAGCTATTGCCGGACGAGTTCCTGCGAATCCATCGCTCGCACATCGTCAACCTGAACACGATCAGCTCCCTTCGCACCTTGGAAGGGAGCCGCTACCGGGTGGTGTTCGAGGACGGCCGTGAGCTGCCCGTGAGTCGCCAGCGCGTGCGTGAGCTGCGCCAGCGTCTCGCCTAGCCTGCGCGCCAGGTCAGGTGGTGACGATGACCTTGTCCGTCTCCCGCACCACCGAAGGCATCCACGCCGTCGCCGTGGATATCGCCTAGCTCAGCCAGCTTCGATCCGGCGGCGCCTTGGGCATCGGTTCCATTGAGAACAAAGCCTGGTGTTCCATCGCCACCGCTGCTGCCAGCAGATTCGAGTAGAAAAACGTCGTTAGCATCGGCGGTGTGGGCCAAGAGTCAACGCCGCGCAGGTGAGGGCCGATCCCTCGCTATGACTGATGCGCGCCGAGCTTAGCCGGGCCCGCACCAGCGCGGCGATTTGGGGCCCGGCAATCGCTCGCCAGACCCCAACCACACCGCTACCTTCGCCGGCGCTGCGCCCGCAATAACACCAGCATCAGCGATCCACCGGCGATCAGCCCGAGCGCGCCCGGCTCGTGCACCTCGACCACGTCGATGGTGAAGGACGAAGTTATGTCTTGCGGATCGTTGAAGAGGTAGATCAGGCCCTCGTTGAGCGAGCCCGTATCGGACACGATACCGAGCGACGTGGTGCCCGCCCCTACCGCGGAGAAAGTGAGCGCGGCGATGGTAAACACGTCGTTGCCCTGCTGGTTCGGGACCCCCGGGAACGCGCCACCGGCCACGTCCACGTCCGGGAACAGCTCGGAGAGGTCTACGAACGGCATGAGCACGTCGGCGCCGACGAAGGTGGCGACGGACGGGTCGTCCACCACTACGTCGAAGCCGAAACCGAGCAGTTCGTCGGCGGCATCGAGGCCGTCGAATACGCCGCTAGCGACCACGTCTACGGTGAACTCGTCGCCAACGTCGGGCGCGGGGCCTGACAGCATCAGGTCAATCGCGAGGGCGTGGGTCGTGCCTGCGGCTAGCATCATGGTGATGCAGGTACCGCCGATCATATTTCTAAGGTTCATTGCCTAGTTCTCCTTATTGTGCTCGGAAGAAGCCGTACCAGATGCGGTAGTCGGCGAAGGTGATGCAGCCGTCGGCGTCGTAGTCTGCGTCCTGCACGAACCGCGGATCACCCGTGCAGCTTCCGAGCCCATCGCGCAGGATGCTGAAGTCATCGCCATCGATGTCGCCGTCGCCATCCAGGTCACCGTCGATCGGAGGCACGAAGCCCTCGAACTGGTCAGCGGTGTAGCTCCGCGTGGTGGCGACATCAGCCGCGACGAGGTTGGCACCATTGTTGCTGAAGATCAGCAGCCCGTTCACCTCGAAGGGCCCATCGACGCCGTTGGTCCCGATAGCGTTGCCATCGAAGATGAAGGTGATGGTGTCGACGCCCGCAGACAGGCTTCCAGAGCGGCTATCGAAAGTGATGTCGGTGCCGTTGGGATCCTCCAGACGTGCACTCCACTCGTAGGTCCCGCCCTGGGTCAGCTCCAGCTCCACGTCCACCTGCAGCTGATCGAACAGACCGTCACCGTCTGTGTCGATGCCTATGTCCGTCGAGTTACCCGTCAGGCGGATGTCCGCCACTTCCACTTGCTCTCCCTCGAAGTCGAGAAAGCTGTAGGTGCGGGTGGTGTCTTCCAACAACACTCGCTCCAGCTCAACCATGGTGGCGGGGTCGCGCAGCGTGAGCTCGACCGTGTAC
The Pseudomonadota bacterium DNA segment above includes these coding regions:
- a CDS encoding histidine kinase, with product MLSIRRHGQRCYANCSFAWVGISGARPGRASLSRTMSYARFPACYRRPALSLLLVLFALFFGRGPHAAELRYPQACVQQMGAEQIDVRWRDVRERELQTLECDIELPAVYAGGEPIGLFLSGTFSARISWDGVALGSKGSPGLDRVSEVPGPLAAVVFVPPELLGAGRHRLSIEWSAHHAGNVYSPLDFIFLGPFQDPLYAERARYLPAMLTAGTLVLAFTYLLLLGLRTRDRASCWLAAACFAVLMQLAFEVLRAYVNYSYDWHAIRLRAVTVAAGIATMCLLAYLCQRFERRSWWIWAVVPIGVLSAWLVPSPDGATVIVITLGLLAGIIVTAQARLGGDTSAQPAIFGLVLFVALLLLNAPGFLDLGLYLGYAVLLLFLFAEQVGVVSREREAKQQAELTSARLRTELLKRNLNPHFLMNTLTTLSEWIEISPRTGVAMINALSEEFRHLAQMAEQTLVPLAQEIALCQRHLEVMGYRHDRRYALAVEGSAADWTLPPAVVHTLVENAITHGRYAGDTALSLKIEASAEMLTLTLTAPAGKPTADHATRKGTGTRYVEARLAEAYGDAWSLEAGPTEDGGWRTRLCLPARRP
- a CDS encoding LytTR family DNA-binding domain-containing protein codes for the protein MAHTPLPAGATPVKVLVVEDEPMVARRLARMLSALLPQDVVIERCDELSQAVHALRGTRYDALFLDLNLAGEDGFALLRKALVGPHETIVVSANTDRAMEAFEHGVLDFVPKPFDEARLGKAVARLQRQASRTGPAVKQLAVQTGRETRAVPVAQVRAIHGAGNYAELELLTGRRLLHAKTLDQLAELLPDEFLRIHRSHIVNLNTISSLRTLEGSRYRVVFEDGRELPVSRQRVRELRQRLA